From Triticum urartu cultivar G1812 chromosome 2, Tu2.1, whole genome shotgun sequence, a single genomic window includes:
- the LOC125538155 gene encoding uncharacterized protein LOC125538155 — protein MDEYRPRRSPATERFVGLFSSPSSSPTESSFVAGDEFHEDDFMFSSAPVAASDARPDGPGSPTRVPHSHLGLLAALHEGDKRLLVRRAGGGSGAAASAVAATPATLLRRKATIAAATSASGGSLSPTQSPASVAWAIPANPRPKNRAPAPQYHQSAPVKVPVRPPPKPAMDKWDELDDDDELRHGEAAMLPPHEMVARASAGGAGPAAPFSMLEGAGRTLKGRDLRRVRDAVLRQTGWLD, from the coding sequence ATGGACGAGTACCGGCCGCGCCGGTCGCCGGCTACCGAGCGGTTCGTCGGGTTGTTCTCGTCGCCCTCCTCGTCGCCGACGGAGTCGTCGTTCGTCGCCGGGGATGAGTTCCACGAGGACGACTTCATGTTCTCTTCTGCCCCAGTCGCCGCCTCGGACGCGCGGCCCGACGGGCCAGGGAGCCCGACCCGGGTTCCGCATAGCCACCTCGGTCTCCTCGCCGCGCTGCACGAGGGGGACAAAAGGCTCCTTGTTCGCCGCGCCGGGGGCGGGagcggggcagcggcgtcggcTGTCGCGGCCACCCCGGCCACGCTGCTCCGGCGCAAGGCCACCATCGCGGCTGCCACTTCGGCATCTGGTGGTTCGCTGTCGCCCACCCAGTCCCCTGCCTCCGTCGCGTGGGCTATCCCGGCGAACCCGAGGCCCAAGAACCGCGCACCGGCCCCGCAGTATCACCAGTCGGCTCCAGTTAAGGTTCCCGTCCGCCCGCCCCCGAAGCCGGCAATGGACAAGTGGGACGAACTGGACGACGATGACGAGCTCCGGCACGGGGAGGCCGCCATGCTGCCCCCGCACGAGATGGTCGCGCGCGCGTCTGCTGGTGGCGCCGGGCCGGCCGCCCCCTTCTCGATGCTGGAGGGCGCCGGTCGCACGCTCAAGGGCCGAGATCTTCGACGGGTACGCGACGCTGTGCTCCGGCAAACAGGATGGCTCGACTGA